The proteins below come from a single uncultured Dethiosulfovibrio sp. genomic window:
- a CDS encoding CdaR family protein, which produces MALFNKDGDVFLGSKILLQIISLLIAVALWFFVNGESGGDTEKELSCQVSFLNLSSELTLKSNLEKIDIGVLGTRDVLASLTPRDILCEVDIRGLGAGKYRLPVKVVLPGVIRLNYVKPAHVEISLLRYGERVLPVHISIPGGLPSGLLMDSVEISPEEISIKGPEDQLATVEDVVVQPTIEELQKGERLILPVKLIKSDGTFASLSTEPQTVELTAVLRKGLPRKRVPIQVPLSGKPDSNYEVASVAVSPSFVEIEGSEKTLKQVEQLETETIDLTDFKQGRSMVVPLRTKLPEGVQLLGESSISVNVTLKPRTSTRLFSKLKVETRGRSVYPGWTVYPETVDIQVEGPAGIMEGIDGVEAPIAVYVDVTNIVSRQLRVPVTVRSEIKDLKVIKVNPEKVTVRAKIE; this is translated from the coding sequence ATGGCTTTATTCAATAAAGATGGAGACGTTTTCCTTGGTTCCAAGATATTGCTTCAGATTATTTCTCTGTTGATCGCTGTAGCCTTATGGTTTTTTGTCAACGGAGAGTCCGGTGGGGATACGGAGAAGGAGCTTTCCTGTCAGGTCAGTTTTCTGAATTTATCCTCCGAGTTAACCTTAAAATCAAACTTAGAGAAAATAGATATAGGGGTCTTAGGTACTAGAGATGTACTGGCTAGTCTGACTCCAAGGGATATCCTCTGTGAAGTCGACATAAGGGGCTTAGGTGCCGGTAAATATCGGTTGCCGGTAAAGGTCGTTCTTCCTGGGGTTATCAGGTTAAACTACGTGAAACCAGCGCATGTAGAGATATCTCTGCTTCGTTACGGGGAAAGGGTTTTGCCGGTACATATATCGATCCCTGGAGGATTGCCCTCAGGGTTGCTTATGGATAGCGTGGAGATTTCACCTGAGGAAATATCGATAAAAGGACCGGAGGATCAGCTTGCTACGGTGGAGGATGTCGTCGTACAGCCCACTATTGAAGAACTTCAAAAAGGTGAAAGGTTGATTTTACCGGTGAAGCTGATAAAATCGGACGGGACTTTTGCGTCTCTGTCGACGGAGCCCCAAACGGTGGAACTGACGGCGGTTCTCAGGAAGGGTTTACCGAGAAAAAGGGTTCCAATTCAGGTTCCCCTCTCCGGTAAGCCTGACTCTAACTATGAAGTAGCCTCCGTCGCTGTATCCCCTTCTTTTGTGGAAATAGAGGGATCGGAAAAAACTCTTAAACAGGTGGAGCAACTGGAAACCGAGACTATCGATCTGACCGATTTCAAACAGGGCAGATCTATGGTCGTGCCTTTAAGGACAAAGCTACCTGAAGGGGTTCAGCTTTTAGGGGAATCGTCGATCTCGGTGAACGTTACTCTTAAACCTAGGACTTCAACCAGGCTTTTCTCCAAGTTGAAGGTAGAAACTAGAGGTCGAAGCGTCTATCCTGGGTGGACCGTCTATCCTGAAACGGTGGATATCCAGGTAGAGGGACCGGCAGGTATTATGGAGGGCATCGATGGTGTAGAGGCTCCTATAGCGGTGTACGTGGACGTCACTAATATCGTATCCAGACAGCTGAGGGTCCCTGTCACCGTAAGGTCGGAGATAAAAGACCTTAAAGTTATAAAGGTTAACCCTGAAAAGGTTACAGTTAGGGCCAAAATTGAGTGA
- the cdaA gene encoding diadenylate cyclase CdaA, with amino-acid sequence MAEILKHVKWQDIVDILVISFVVYRLLMLLYGTRAMQLVKGLLVIGLLSALARLLELSTISWFMGQILGIMVIAVPIVFQPELRKVLEELGRGNIWKRHKVQRRAESIADEISKALIYMKSQRIGALLVLQRETGLKDFWRTAVILDAAISQELLISLFWVNNPLHDGAVILDQSRIIAAGCYLPLTENSELSRWIGTRHRAGLGVTEVSDSISLIVSEERGEVSLAINGHLSRNLKDDQVHKLLVHYFSDEDTSQQSFLDTLREEIKSLGAKEV; translated from the coding sequence GTGGCGGAGATATTGAAACACGTAAAATGGCAGGACATAGTGGATATTCTGGTAATTTCCTTTGTCGTGTATCGTCTTCTTATGCTTCTTTACGGAACCAGAGCAATGCAGCTCGTCAAAGGGCTATTGGTTATAGGCCTGCTCTCCGCCCTGGCCAGATTGCTCGAATTATCCACGATATCCTGGTTTATGGGTCAGATTCTTGGAATAATGGTTATAGCCGTCCCTATCGTCTTTCAGCCGGAGTTGAGAAAAGTCCTTGAAGAGCTTGGAAGGGGAAACATATGGAAAAGGCATAAGGTTCAGAGGCGGGCTGAATCCATCGCTGATGAGATATCCAAGGCCCTGATATACATGAAGAGCCAGAGGATAGGCGCTCTTTTGGTTTTACAGAGAGAGACGGGGCTAAAGGATTTCTGGAGGACAGCGGTCATACTGGACGCTGCTATCTCTCAGGAATTGCTTATCTCTCTTTTCTGGGTCAACAACCCTCTGCACGATGGGGCGGTAATACTGGATCAATCCAGAATAATAGCCGCCGGATGCTATCTGCCTCTGACGGAAAACAGCGAGCTTTCCAGATGGATAGGCACCAGACACAGGGCAGGGCTTGGGGTTACCGAGGTCTCCGATTCGATCTCTCTTATAGTGTCCGAGGAGCGGGGAGAGGTCTCTCTGGCTATAAATGGTCATCTTTCGAGAAACCTGAAAGACGACCAGGTCCATAAATTGCTGGTCCATTACTTCTCCGACGAGGATACCTCTCAACAGTCTTTCCTGGACACTTTGCGTGAAGAGATAAAGTCCCTAGGGGCCAAGGAGGTTTAA